Below is a window of Helicobacter sp. MIT 05-5293 DNA.
ATCAGCACAGACAAAGGATAATAAATCATCGGTTTATCATAGATAGGCAAAAGCTGTTTGCAAAGTGCAATCGTGCTTGGATAAAGTCGCGTCCCGCTTCCCCCTGCTAAAATAATGCCTTTCATTGATAATCCTTATAAAGTTTTCTTGAACTAAGTCTTTAGAGAATCTTAGGATTATACTCAAAATTTATTAAAATTCTTTTATGTTATGTTTTTGGAGGAATATTTGGAGTAGTAATGCTTTCTAAAAGTAGGGTTTTGATCTCTGGATAGGTTTGGAAAATGGCTTCAAGTTGAGGAGAATTTTGTGTGATATTTGTGTCCCAAAGGTTGGGCGTTTCTTCCCATGCTACCACTTGAAGTTTGGGGTGATAAGAGGCGTTTTTGACAAGGACTTTGGGAGTATGGTTTTTCACACTCATTGCAAAAAACCACAAATCATCACCAATAGGAGCGATTGATGTGAAAACCTCATGGAGAAAAATATCTGGGTGTAAAGAGTGTGGAGGATAGAGTATGCCTCCTACGCCGATAGGAATCCCTGCGAGAAATGGCAAATCTTCACGAAGCTCAATATAAGTGTGTAGTAGTTTGTTGAGTAATTTTGCGTCTGCACAATGACAATGAATAGCCTGTGGGTATTTATAATAAGAATCAAGCAATAAAGTAAGCATAGTAGCGTCATAGAATTGGTCATCATCTATGGTTACTAAAATCGCATCGGGATAATCAGCAAGGGCATAAATAAGCTTTTTGTAAGCTTTATAATTTGGCTCTACGAAGTGGATTTCAATCAAAGAGAGGGATTCAAAGATTCTTAAACTCAAAGGCAAGCTGGATTTTTGCTTAGGAAATTCTTGAGAAGAGAGATAAAGAAGAATCTTATCGGGCTTTGTGTCTTGATAAAACATTGATAAGAGTGTGTATTTGACGAAACGGATTCTTGCAGGAAATGAAGTCAGTGTAACAATCAGCGGTGGATTATGCCCCCCCCCCCGTTGTAATTATTTGTCTGGATTTAGTCAAGAGATTTGATAAATGCGTGAAGATGTGCCAACATATTGCGATATTCCATTTGTATCGTTGGCGTTTGATTGTCTTAAGTTTTTGCATTTTATTCCTCTGTATTTTAGGTATTTGTGGATAAAACTGGGATTGTATCATTAGTTTATTTAATCTCTCCTGATGATTTTGCTTGCATTTCCTTGACTTTAAAATTTGGTTTTATTATAATACTTTTTAAGGATAGTCATTTTTTATTACTATCCTTAAAAATGCTATTTAATTTTAAATGGCATCACGCAAAACTTGGAGTGGGCTTATCAGTCTAAAGAGCAACACTAGCATAAGGCTAAAAACAACTTGAGAGAGAACAATAAAGGAGTGAAGGCTCGCCTCAAGTCTTTGCGTAAATGTTCAATGCAAATTTTACAAGGAGCAAGGTCAAATGAAAAGCAAAAATTCGCAAGATGTGTCAATCAACCCTGATATTTGCGAGTGTATCGGATTTTTAGCAACACAAATGCGGGATTGGATTTCTTCGACTTTTGATGAGGGTATTCGCACTTACAATTTGAATTATCAACAAGCGGGGATTCTGTGGCGGTGCTATCAAGAGCCTTGTTGTCAAGTGCGTTTGTGTCGTCTTGTAAAAGTGGATAAAAATTATGTTCGCTTTTTGATTGATGATTTGGAGCAAAAGGGTCTCGTGTATCGATTTAAGAATCCTAAAAACCGCAAGGAAAATCTGATTTGTCTCACCCAAAGAGGCGCGGAAGTGTGTCAAAAAACTTTTGCCTTGATGTTAAAAACGCAAGAGGATTTGTTGCAAAGTGCGCTCAATCAAGATCAAATCAAGACTTTGCATAGCTTG
It encodes the following:
- a CDS encoding MarR family transcriptional regulator, with product MKSKNSQDVSINPDICECIGFLATQMRDWISSTFDEGIRTYNLNYQQAGILWRCYQEPCCQVRLCRLVKVDKNYVRFLIDDLEQKGLVYRFKNPKNRKENLICLTQRGAEVCQKTFALMLKTQEDLLQSALNQDQIKTLHSLLLRVFESIKSKKD